The Arachis duranensis cultivar V14167 unplaced genomic scaffold, aradu.V14167.gnm2.J7QH unplaced_Scaffold_232527, whole genome shotgun sequence genome contains a region encoding:
- the LOC127744211 gene encoding uncharacterized protein LOC127744211, translating into MASEESFVVLVHHRESIKRKTRSGVKFTDKDLLCIIVRPMTRYEDLVSSVLLKLGLEGVKRETVKYDCFTIGSDEDLQVIFHCRRQFPEVRTPELLAKLVDAVSSSGGSNRNTTTLATVAGSSSKPAVASSSVPVYEPPVQPVASPSFAIDLNGSVGDEVGEREYLRTSLQCAAPAGVGDGFLDDPEDDDVEPDMIADDSGDDVGASEPAVAGGGFSSSTQQYPPHFSSLDLDAIRQEGVPGQLAGFGARDAEGSAGLIEFQYKVVESDYRRYVGKCSEFGNGCTWLIRLSLRQRKGLWEVKRYNGPHTCLATSISSDHRSLDYHVISAFIMPMVRADASVSIKVLLNATAAHFWFRPTYRRVWLAKQKAVALIYGDWDESYNELPRWVLGVQLTMSGTVAVLRTSPIRVGG; encoded by the exons atggctagtgaggagagtttCGTAGTGTTGGTTCACCACAGAGAATCCATTAAAAGGAAAACTCGTTCcggtgtgaagttcactgataaggatcttctcTGTATTATCGTCAGGCCTATGACGAGGTATGAGGACCTTGTTAGCTCTGTACTGCTGAAACTTGGTCTAGAAGGTGTGAAACGG GAAACCGTAAAGTACGATTGTTTCACGATCGGGAGTGATGAGGACTTGCAGGTCATATTTCATTGTCGCCGGCAGTTTCCAGAGGTGAGGACACCAGAACTGTTGGCAAAGTTGGTTGACGCTGTGTCCAGCTCGGGGGGTTCGAACCGGAATACCACCACTTTAGCCACGGTAGCCGGTTCTAGCTCCAAACCCGCCGTTGCATCTTCCTCCGTCCCTGTGTACGAGCCACCCGTCCAACCTGTCGCCTCCCCTTCGTTCGCTATTGATCTCAACGGCAGTGTAGGCGACGAGGTCGGAGAAAGGGAATATCTGCGGACCTCTTTACAGTGTGCTGCACCGGCCGGGGTTGGAGATGGATTCTTGGATGATCCAGAGGACGATGATGTCGAACCAGATATGATTGCTGATGACAGTGGCGATGATGTTGGAGCAAGTGAGCCTGCTGTGGCGGGCGGTGGTTTTAGCTCTAGCACGCAGCAGTACCCTCCACATTTTTCCTCTTTGGACTTGGATGCCATAAGGCAGGAGGGGGTTCCTGGGCAGCTGGCTGGATTTGGCGCTAGAGATGCTGAAGGGTCTGCAGGTCTGATAGAGTTTCAG TACAAGGTCGTGGAGTCTGACTATCGCCGGTATGTGGGCAAGTGTTCTGAGTTCGGCaatgggtgcacatggttgattcggCTTAGTCTCCGACAGCGCAAGGGACTTTGGGAGGTCAAACGTTACAACGGACCGCATACTTGTCTCGCCACCTCCATTTCCAGCGACCACAGGAGTTTGGATTACCATGTGATATCGGCATTCATTATGCCAATGGTTAGGGCTGATGCATCCGTCAGCATCAAGGTGCTCCTAAATGCCACTGCCGCACACTTTTGGTTTAGACCGACTTACAGGAGGGTCTGGTTGGCGAAGCAGAAAGCTGTTGCCCTCATCTATGGTGACTGGGATGAGTCGTACAACGAGCTGCCAAGGTGGGTGTTAGGAGTCCAGTTGACGATGTCTGGTACTGTTGCAGTCCTAAGGACGAGCCCTATTCGTGTCGGTGGATAG